In Xiphophorus maculatus strain JP 163 A chromosome 17, X_maculatus-5.0-male, whole genome shotgun sequence, the genomic stretch ATCGTCACATTTACAATCAGCCTTCACCACAGGAACATAATAGGACCGGGTGGAACGGAGCCGGGCTTGGCCAGGCTTGGACCCTGCAGTGCAAAAACGGCTTAAGAAAGCACTCCATTGTGCAAACCTAGGACGGCTGGCTAAGTGTCCACTGTCTCCCCTCTCACTCAGGACTAGCAGCTAGTATAAAGAGGGTATCATCAGCGTGAAATACTTTGACCCTTTTCCACCTGTAATCCAGGTACTTCAGCTCCGGCTCCTCCGACGACGACGACGAGCAAGAAAATGCTCTTCCAGACAAGGAGAGCAGGTCACTGCCTGAGCTAATCGCCGACCCGTTCTCCGGCCTCATGGGCGCGCGGCCTGAGAGGGGGCTCACAGCAACAAACAGGTACGCACTCGTGAACATGAGTTTTTGTCGtgtaaaaacatgttctttattgtttttttaacgtGACGTTTTATCCGTTTCAGTCATCACTTACAGAAGAGAGAGGGCAACAAAGCTTCCTGTTTGAACCAAAAGTTACCAGACTTCCTGGGCCGTCAAGACAAAAAAGGAGGAACCAAGAACTCCTTCGGCAAGAGGGAGATACATCTGCCTCCCGCCCAGCTGCCATAGGGGAACTGGCCCAGAGGAGCCACGACTCCTATATAGTACAAACTGGGAGAATACCCCAGTGACCTAATGATCATGTGAAacagtgaatgaatgaatgatgacTCTGATGATAAATCACATCAtaagatgatttttaaaaaatcatttataagCTTCAAGACTACAGTGCCTTTGATCTAAGCCTTCTGAATCCACGTatgttttcttccagctttGTGAATCTCGTAAATCACAGCACTAATGAAATGAAGAAACATGTAGCTTCTCACAAAAAATTCTTGCAGGAGATTTCTGTTTCAGCACAACATGcaaattaaaccaataaaagtatttcttcCCCAACAGGTTGGGGTAGAAAACACAGTGAGCATTTCGTGTCCCTTGCTCGTCATTTAAGACTGCTTTTCAATGTGACCTTTTGGTCGGCACTCCACAAATGTGACCTTTATGGAGGACTGATATGAAGAAAGTCACTGTAGAAAGAAAGCCAGAAGAAACCTTCTCTACAGTTTGCCATGAGCCATTTTACACTCCATCGACttgaggatgtttttttaattattttgtaaaatgggttgttggttttaaaaaatgtccacatCTCCAGTTGAGAACGTTCCTAGAAATGTTTTGAGCCACACGGAAACGCCAAAATCAGGACAAATCACTATTTTTACTCCCCCAGACCTGTAGGTGGTGCTAAACATGGAGCATAGGACATGCACTCAAAGTCTCCACAAGagattagttttagtttagaaatTAGCACAACATACACATTTGGGGTTATAGGTAAGGTTAGCGGTTTGGCTAATATGTTAGTGTTTTCACAACAGAGGCGTTTTGCTGCTCATGTGAATATGTAACTGTAAAACTTTCCTTATGGAACTTGTGCCCTACCTTTTGTGAAGGTGCACCCTGACTTTTGATCTCAATCATGTTCGACACCGAAAGCAGGAACAAACCTTTCCGGACATTTATGTTGCAGTTTATGAGGACCGGTGTTTGGATTTATTGCAAAGTTgcaataaaaactgctttactttgttttcttgaaGCAGAAATTTTACTACTTCCTGGGGAAAATCTGCCTCCTTAGCGTTCCTGAGTGATCTGTGGGTCAGGATGACATTTTCCCTCCATTCCTCTGACAAGGAAAAAATGTAGACTGGCTGAGTCGTATGCAGTGGTCAAATATTAATTACAGTTGTGTTTTCATAAGACTGCGATTAATTATACGCCAGTGTCCAGTGAGATTAAGGTAGATCTAGGTAATCTCTGTTTTAGTCTACACACAAACTGTATGTggaattaatatttattcaagtttttttcctGGTTTCCTTTCAACTTTTATGAGTCTTGTGCAAAGTTTTGGGAGGTGAATTGAAAAATATCACTCTGTCACTGTTTAAGGTAAAGTGTAGTTGTGAGGAAGCAGAGATGCACTCAGAAACTGGCTGGTTGTGCTGGCACGGTTTCTAATCAGGAAACAATGCTAACAACTCACACTAGCAACTTTCCTTGGTGTGGAAGTTGCTATTGAGGGGATTCAACTCAAGGTGAGCTATTTTCAGGATCAGTGTTATAACGCTGCTATACGTCTGGGGTTCTACATGAAAGTAGTGACAGCAGAATGTGCACCGATTAGATGCCCAGATGACCCCGAGCCAATAATGTAGCCAGGTGCTGGTTTGACTCTTTAATCAGCCGGTGACAACTGGTTTACAGGCAGGATGTGCGTGGATTGACATTTGTAGGCCTGTGTGTGGTTctacaaaaaattaataaatacaaattacaatCCACTATGAACGCAGACActcattttcaaacatattttaatcatattatttgtctgtttcattaatattaaagttaaataaagcaaaagaaagcaaCTAAACATAATATAGTTTACCATTTTAGCACAGAAATTAGCTTAGCCTAGCCTTCGCttattctaaaagaaaatctaacaaCAGGAAATGTTCTAAATACTAAAATGCACATATAATGCCACTCAAACATAAATACACTGCAACCTACCATTGATATGGACGCACACTCGAACGAAATAACAAAACCACATTAAAACACCACGTCCGCTGACCTGGAAGCTTCTCAATCAATGTTTTGgtatgaaaaagaaatactaCTCACAAACGGTGGCGCCACCTGGTGACAAAGCTAGGAACTACAACATGGCCTTCAGAACAATCAGTGAAACATGAAGGAAGATTCAAGAATTTTTCAGAGAAACTCATAGAGAGACATTTGATGTTCAGCTAGTCTGACAGGTACTGGTCTTTTTACCACCTTTGCTATTTTGCACAGTTTCTTTatctaaaaacagacattaagcTGTACATTTTTGACCCAATTCACAAACATGTTGTCAAACTGGTGAAAACCAAACTGAGCAACCTCACAAGGAGGCTGAATGGTAAACAAACTTTTGagttttcagtcttttcctgttaagaaagttgctgaaattttaaaatgctaacGTAAACTGTGAGTTTATAAAGTTAAGGTAAGTGAATACACTGAATCAGAAATGCTAACTGGGCTTCTCACAATGGAtagcagcaaaacaaagttttattgctactcgtctctctcacacacagtgtgacatcacctctCCAAGCACTGAAGggttaaaaggaaaacataaatcagaCACCAACATCAGCATCATCAGCCAGTGGCGTTGTACTGCCATGTCTCCAATCCCTTCTGACTGGACATCCCTAAAAGCCAATAGATAACCTGTTGTGGCCCAGTTGACAGAACCTGCCTGTGTCACCCTCTAATATAATGTCGCCCTGGGCAGTGACCCATATCATCCACATCAAAAACTGCCACAAGGGCTAATATTAAGTCAGATTTGTCATTGGTCGGTCACATTCCCAAAGGCCTTGATGGACACACAACTTTATTTGCATTGCTGGACACAGACTTTGCTGCCAAATTCCAAAAAATGTAAGATCAAAAAAGGTATTTAAAGAGAATTACAACATAATCGTCCAAAAGTGATTTAGTCTGGTTTTCCCAATTAACAAAATTTaactttggctctgatggaagATTTTTTGATACATTAGGGGAACATTTATCCAAATTTAACTTTAGTAACTATGATGGATGATTTTTGATACATCAGGGGAACATTTATCCAAATTTAACTTTAGTAACTGTGATGGAAGATTTTTGATACATTAGGAGGAAATGTGTCCAAATCAACCTGCCCTAATGTGAAAAAGCAAttactttttccatgtttttattccattaaacaaatcctactttgaaatgtgttttgttttgttgtatttactcagattgGTTTTGCCTGATGTTAAAATTAGCTTGGAGAATTTAGTTTGtccattaaaaacagtaattgtTCATTTCTTCATTGGGTTTCACATAcatgcagtattttattttatttttctacaccTCATCATTACGTTATGAATGAATCTGTAGTAAATGACAAATCACACTAAACTGATAAGCGGCTATTCATTATTAAATGCAATTCTTCTTCAAATCTATTATTAATCGCCTTGGAGTCCCTCAGGGTCTCAAGTTTGGCGACCTGTTCTTCATGAGGCGTCTCACAAGGCAAACAGCACTTTGACAGAGTTCTGCTCTCTGTTGAGTTTGCGGCGGGTCAGTCCCAACACGGCGACTGATGACAATGGTGACGAAggaggtgatgatgatgatgacgcgCAGCAATTCCTCTGTATGCGGCTGTCCGAAAACAAATCTGAACGTATAAGAGTCACTCCCTTTTCCCCCCAACCCTGcgtgaaaataaaattgcttgGCTATATTTGGAGAGAGCTGATGTCACAAGTGGTTTGAGCAAAGAGTTTATAAACTGTGACATCCTGACAAACCATCAGACTGCTCAACAGACAGACGAGGACGAAACGCTACACCCAGTGAGTATAGGAACCTTCCAGTTCCTATaggtctttatttttattttttactgacaCTAAGTTCTTGCTTTAAGTTTGGacttttacaaatgtttgttttagtttttgatgCAAGATTTCTgctaaatctgtttttctttttcaagattTTCCAAGGCAAGTGATTTTTACCAAGCAAGAATGGATGCAATTTTTTAACCATTAGCAAAAAGCTGGtttattctattaaaaatataaatcagttTCATGTAAAGCTAtaatacttttttatatatataaatcatgACAAACACACGTTTGATTGTTTCCactaaaattttgagattaaaaaaagaattcacTCATCAAATCCTTTGGGTATTTATTGATTCCAAAGTAATCAATAAATACCCCTTAAGAGAAATGACTGATGTCAGCTTCTATTATTTTTAGCTTCATattgaaatctgtttttgtattgtgttttaaatgttttggatttttttttctttaccaattTGAATATCATActatacaaaaaacatttctgtaaagaTGGAGAAAACAAAGTCTAACGTTGATGAAACCCTTTGTGTttctccaggaagtcatcagcACCAGAAACACCATGTATCACCTGAGAGTGCCTGTGTTTCTCCTGGCGGCGCTTGTGTTGCTCCGCTGCATCGCAGCCGCTCCAAGCCTCAGGTGAGGAAATGAGCTGGAGAATCTGTAAAGTGGACAGCGGTTCCGTAATTTAGCTTTACTCATCAAATCCATTCAAACATGAACCTAAATAGCTGTCTggatataaataataaaatgcaatgcTTGCACCTAAATTATGAGCCATTTATCTGCGATATCCTGAAAGAATATCTCAGCTTCCTGGTCTGCATCAGTTGTACATAAATAATCTCAGGGGTTTTGAAGTTGATCTTGTTGTGTATGATACActaggtcaaataaaataatattcaagcAGATAACTGGAAGTAGCTCATGGCAACGTTTATTTTCCAACAGGGAACCTCGTCTTCTTCTTTACAGGGCCAGCTCACATCTCTTGTGCACAGCAACAGCGCCACCAATGGCGATTTGTTATATTTCCTGTATCTTCAGATTTCCTCCAACACATGAACATAATGAGTGGCGCAAAAACTGACCATGCACTGTATGCAACGCATAGAGGCGCTGCACTAGAAggggcgcaaaaacgatgtggggaatgctttttctagtcagcattttatgtacttaacagctgtttgtgtatgaaatgatcaatataTCGTCCCGGTTGAAAGGATGGTCTCTCAAACTGATGGTTCACAGTCCTTTATTCAACAGCCTTTGTATGTGAACACACTGTAAGAgctacaaaatatacaaataaaataccatCAGTAACTCAAACAGTGTTGTTCTAACCTTTAACCTTAACATATGAATCTTTTACCTTGTGTGctataattatgttttacaatacatgtatttattaaaCTAACATTCCTGTGTCGTGATATAAAATACTGTGTATTTTGACTATTGaaatatcatatatatataaattattatattatatataatataattcaTATTATTCATATATTATTCATACAGGTTTATGTCATAGGAggaggggggcggggggttCCCGGTGACATGTTCGAATGCACCTCAGAAAGAATGTAGTTGCGCCCCTGCCAATAGGCCCGGGTCGAACGGAGCCAGGCTGGGCCAGGCCCGGACCCTGCAGTGCAAAAAGAGGGTATCATCAGCGTGAAATGCTGTGACCTTTTTCCATCTGTAATGCAGGTACTTCAGTTCCGGTTCCTCTTCCTCCGACGACAAGCAAGAAAATGCTCTTCCAGACAAGGAGAGCAGGTCACTGCCTGAGCTAATCGCCGACCCGTTCTCCGGCCTTATGGGCGCGCGGCCTGAGAGGGGGCTCACAGCAACGAACAGGTACGCGCTCGTGAACATGAGCTTTTGTCgtgtaaaaacatgtttctttattgtttttttaatgtgacgTTTTATCTGTTTCAGTCATCACTTACAGAAGAGAGCGTGCGTCTTACCTACCTGTCTGGGAGAGAAGTTAGCATACAACTTGAACGTTCTAgctggcaaaaaagaaaaaaaaacagacgtGGGCAAGAACTCCTTCGGCAAGAGGGAGATACATCTGCCTCCCGCCCAGCTGCCATAGGGGAACTGGCCCAGAGGAGCCACGATTCCTATGTAGTACAAACTGGGAGAATACCCCAGTGACCTAATGATCATGTGTAacagtgaatgaatgaatgaatgacgaCTCTGATGGTAAATCACATCATaagatgattttttaaaaatcattttataagCTTCAAGACTACAGTGCCTTTGATCTAAGCCTTCTGAATCCACGTatgttttctt encodes the following:
- the LOC102221021 gene encoding uncharacterized protein LOC102221021, producing MYHLRVPVFLLAALVLLRCIAAAPSLRYFSSGSSSSDDKQENALPDKESRSLPELIADPFSGLMGARPERGLTATNSHHLQKRACVLPTCLGEKLAYNLNVLAGKKEKKTDVGKNSFGKREIHLPPAQLP